The proteins below are encoded in one region of Dioscorea cayenensis subsp. rotundata cultivar TDr96_F1 chromosome 18, TDr96_F1_v2_PseudoChromosome.rev07_lg8_w22 25.fasta, whole genome shotgun sequence:
- the LOC120281820 gene encoding transcription factor AS1, giving the protein MKERQRWRTEEDNLLRAYVKQYGPREWHLVSQRMNVPLDRDAKSCLERWKNYLKPGIKKGSLSEEEQRLVIRLQAKHGNKWKKIAAEVPGRTAKRLGKWWEVFKEKQQRELKDSNKPIVIEQGKYDSILENFAEKLVKDRRITPLLMATPLIPPWLSNSNTSPAVRQPSSPSVTLTLSPAAIPSAPPPSWLQAERGAENGLGLSNVPNNMIPSVPTGNGQMVSELVECCRELEQGHRAWVSHRKETAWRLKRVELQLESEKQCKRREKFEEFEAKMRALREEQQLVLERIEAEYREQILGLRREAEVKEQKLAEQWAAKHMQLSKFLEQMGCRQWPGTEMNGR; this is encoded by the coding sequence ATGAAAGAAAGGCAGCGGTGGAGAACTGAAGAAGATAATCTATTACGTGCTTATGTGAAGCAGTATGGACCCAGAGAGTGGCACCTCGTGTCTCAGCGCATGAATGTGCCACTAGACAGGGATGCAAAGTCTTGTTTAGAGAGGTGGAAGAATTACCTCAAGCCTGGCATCAAGAAGGGATCTCTTTCAGAAGAGGAGCAGCGGTTGGTGATACGGCTTCAGGCTAAGCACGGCAACAAGTGGAAGAAGATAGCTGCTGAAGTCCCTGGCCGCACTGCAAAAAGACTTGGTAAGTGGTGGGAAGTATTTAAGGAGAAGCAACAGAGGGAATTGAAAGATAGTAACAAGCCAATTGTGATTGAACAAGGCAAGTACGATAGCATTCTTGAAAACTTTGCagagaagttggtgaaagaTAGAAGAATTACCCCATTGCTCATGGCAACTCCATTGATTCCACCTTGGCTTTCCAATTCTAATACTAGTCCTGCTGTAAGGCAGCCTTCTTCGCCTTCGGTCACTCTTACGCTCTCACCTGCTGCTATCCCATCAGCACCACCACCATCTTGGCTTCAAGCAGAGAGAGGAGCAGAGAATGGTCTGGGGTTGAGTAATGTGCCAAACAACATGATTCCTAGTGTTCCTACAGGCAATGGCCAGATGGTTTCAGAGCTTGTGGAGTGTTGCAGAGAGTTGGAGCAAGGCCACAGGGCATGGGTCTCACATAGGAAGGAAACAGCATGGAGGCTGAAGAGAGTGGAGCTGCAGCTGGAATCAGAGAAGCAATGCAAGAGGAGAGAAAAATTTGAGGAGTTCGAAGCCAAGATGAGGGCACTGAGGGAAGAGCAGCAGCTTGTCTTAGAGAGGATCGAAGCTGAATACAGAGAACAAATTCTGGGCTTGAGGCGAGAGGCTGAAGTGAAGGAGCAGAAGCTTGCGGAGCAGTGGGCGGCCAAACACATGCAGCTAAGCAAGTTTCTTGAGCAAATGGGTTGTCGTCAATGGCCGGGAACTG
- the LOC120281697 gene encoding triosephosphate isomerase, cytosolic-like, translating into MARKFFVGGNWKCNGTTEEVKKIVGTLNEAEVPPQDVVEVVVSPPFVFLPLVKSLLRPDFHVAAQNCWVKKGGAFTGEVSAEMLVDFGISWVILGHSERRLLLGESNEFVGDKVAYALAKNLKVIACVGETLEQRESGSTLDIVAAQIKAISERISNWTNVVVAYEPVWAIGTGKVASPAQAQEVHSVLREWFHTNVSPEVAASIRIIYGGSVSGANCKELATQPDVDGFLVGGASLKPEFVDIIKSATLKNSTSKFLTDVCHGLL; encoded by the exons ATGGCCAGGAAATTCTTCGTTGGAGGCAACTGGAAATGC aatggaACTACTGAAGAAGTGAAGAAGATTGTTGGCACCCTGAATGAGGCTGAAGTCCCGCCGCAGGATGTTGTGG AGGTTGTTGTTAGCCCTCCGTTTGTGTTCCTTCCTTTGGTGAAAAGCTTGCTGCGGCCTGATTTTCATGTTGCTGCACAGAATTGCTGGGTAAAAAAGGGAGGAGCTTTCACTGGGGAGGTTAG TGCTGAGATGCTTGTGGATTTTGGGATTTCTTGGGTTATTCTAGGACACTCAGAAAGAAGGTTGTTGCTTGGTGAATCAAATGAA TTTGTTGGAGATAAAGTTGCATATGCACTTGCTAAAAACCTCAAGGTCATTGCTTGTGTTGGTGAGACTCTTGAGCAGCGAGAATCAGGATCAACTCTGGACATAGTTGCTGCACAAATAAAAGCCATTTCAG AGAGAATATCAAATTGGACCAATGTAGTAGTGGCCTATGAACCAGTTTGGGCAATTGGAACTGGCAAGGTTGCAAGTCCTGCTCAGGCTCAGGAA GTGCACTCTGTTCTGAGGGAGTGGTTTCATACAAATGTCAGTCCTGAAGTTGCTGCTTCAATTAGGATTATATATGGAG GCTCTGTCAGTGGAGCAAATTGCAAAGAACTGGCAACACAACCTGATGTCGACGGATTCCTTGTTGGTGGAGCATCTCTCAAG CCTGAGTTTGTGGACATAATCAAATCTGCTACACTTAAGAATTCTACTTCAAAGTTTCTCACGGACGTTTGCCATGGCCTTCTCTGA
- the LOC120282943 gene encoding flowering-promoting factor 1-like protein 2, with translation MITFHVWRQHKNSVLYKEEEEHIAREAHAGGAMSGVWIFNNNGVLRLIENPNGKAMESSGSGSGSGSAMAGRTSVLVHVATGKVVGSHQELEGHLRELGWVRYTLGNQELIQYHRSASSVDLISLPKRFSDIRSTHMYDIAFKNRNAFIVRDRKRP, from the coding sequence ATGATAACATTCCACGTATGGAGACAACATAAGAACTCAGTGCTATataaggaggaggaggagcacaTCGCAAGAGAAGCTCACGCCGGTGGAGCCATGTCAGGCGTGTGGATCTTCAACAACAATGGTGTGCTCCGGCTAATCGAGAACCCCAACGGTAAGGCGATGGAGAGCTCTGGGTCTGGGTCTGGTTCGGGTTCGGCAATGGCGGGGAGAACTAGCGTACTGGTGCACGTGGCAACAGGGAAGGTGGTGGGATCGCACCAGGAGCTTGAGGGTCACTTGAGAGAGCTTGGTTGGGTACGTTACACCTTGGGAAATCAAGAGCTTATCCAGTACCACCGCTCAGCTTCGTCAGTGGACCTCATCTCGTTGCCGAAGAGGTTCTCGGATATCCGATCAACTCATATGTATGACATTGCCTTCAAGAACCGGAATGCGTTTATCGTCCGGGACCGGAAGCGGCCGTAG
- the LOC120282557 gene encoding elicitor-responsive protein 1, which produces MAKGILEVQLIDAKGLHDTALLGEMDPYVMIQYRNQEQKSSVAKDQGTNPSWNETFKFQVQNAEAAEHHQKLVLRIMDKDIFNADDFVGQATINVADVISLGVEKGNGELHPCKYSVVLADRTYCGEIRVGVKFTLKMEEEITEEFGGWKHSFGH; this is translated from the exons ATGGCAAAAGGCATATTAGAAGTCCAGCTTATTGATGCCAAAGGCTTGCATGACACTGCTTTATTAG GGGAAATGGATCCTTATGTCATGATCCAGTATAGGAATCAAGAACAAAAGAGCAGCGTTGCAAAAG ATCAAGGGACGAATCCATCATGGAATGAGACTTTTAAGTTTCAGGTTCAGAATGCAGAAGCTGCAGAGCATCACCAGAAACTTGTCCTTAGAATCATGGATAAAGATATATTCAATGCTGATGATTTTGTTGGTCAAGCAAC GATTAATGTTGCTGATGTGATTTCTTTGGGAGTTGAAAAAGGAAATGGTGAATTGCATCCTTGTAAGTATAGTGTGGTGCTTGCTGACAGGACTTATTGTGGAGAGATTAGAGTTGGTGTTAAATTTACTCTCAAG ATGGAGGAGGAAATTACTGAAGAGTTTGGAGGTTGGAAACACAGTTTTGGTCATTGA
- the LOC120282602 gene encoding AP3-complex subunit beta-A: protein MASMFPQLGATAESFSKASSLVLRIGTDAHLYDDPDDASIAPLLDSRFDSDKSEALKRLLALIAQGADVSHFFPQVVKNVASPSLEVKKLVYLYLLHYAEKRPNEALLSINCFQKDLSDTNPLVRAWALRTMAGIRLHVVAPLVLVAVGKCARDPSAYVRKCAASALPKLSDLRHEENASALEELVGVLLSDHSPVVVGAAAAAFNSVCPNNLLLIGKNFRRLCEALLDVEEWGQVVLIDNLLRYVVARHGLVSESIMFASGSTVSSESEKDSCSDSLECDDNHVSAASDAKLNALMFKCYMEGQEEFLSQPGLLNGDGDQSEKAVSTSCKNEDVKLLLQCTSPLLWSQNSAVVLAAAGVHWIMAPRDDVDRIVKPLLFLLRSSYTSKYVILCNIQTFAKVLPAIFAPYFEDFFICSSDPYHARALKLDILSTIATDSSAPIIFEEFQDYIVDPDRQFVADTVAAIGLCTQRLPSMANSCLEGLLALIVQESSICNGDNMNQEAVIVVQAIMSIKAIIKLDPATHEKVIVRLVRLLDAIKEAVARALIVWIVGEYNSVGEIIPKAIPTVLSYLAGSFISEEVETKLQILNTAAKIAISGHKGKQMFRKNLSYVLELAKYDMNYDIRDRARIIEKLVECYISPDDDDGNIGSTPNNGIIHEFVEEILSGKLQTTYPSVNNSRFYLPGSLSQTVLHTAPGYGPLPKPCSLLDSHHHLCSEMSNETRVLDMRMGKTALSSSGTSVEENDSDYDSENSYVSSNASEGIASKSDGSNDDSESTLSGQRDPPNETEAPLVHISDIGVKDNPNALANTSASCSTDLTELMSKSALESWLDEQPGSSSAQQNSFNLASARISINDLHYIVKPKLRALLDPVNGNGLKLDYVFASEVSSLSPFLVCIEVHFENCSAESLKGISVKDEDSDASIDSACQISENSERLSTARDVPTLVPMDEISSLDPGETVKRVLQVCFQHHLLPLKLAVLCNNKKHSIKLWPDIGYFMRPLTMNMEAFLHKESQLPGMFECMKRCTFRDHIEDVEHEGQHSAHCDDKFLVVARCLASKVLSNACVHLVNVDMPVSSDADNASGLCLRFSGEILSNSKPCLITVTADGKLSGPLEISVKVNCEDPIFGLNLLNRVVAFLQ, encoded by the exons ATGGCATCGATGTTCCCCCAGTTGGGAGCAACGGCGGAGAGCTTCAGCAAGGCGTCTTCGCTGGTTCTCCGGATCGGCACCGATGCCCACCTCTACGACGACCCTGACGATGCCAGCATCGCCCCCTTGCTCGACAGCCGCTTCGACTCCGACAAGTCCGAGGCCCTCAAACGCCTCCTAGCCCTCATAGCTCAGGGCGCCGATGTCTCCCACTTCTTCCCCCAG GTCGTGAAGAACGTCGCTTCTCCATCACTCGAAGTCAAGAAGCTCGTCTACCTTTATCTGCTCCATTACGCTGAGAA GCGACCGAACGAAGCGTTGCTTTCAATCAACTGTTTTCAGAAGGACCTCTCAGATACGAACCCTTTGGTGCGTGCCTGGGCTTTGCGTACCATGGCTGGTATTCGGTTGCACGTTGTCGCTCCTCTGGTTTTGGTAGCTGTTGGCAAGTGCGCCAGAGATCCCTCCGCATATGTGAGGAAATGTGCTGCTAGTGCGCTACCTAAGTTATCTGATTTGCGCCACGAGGAGAATGCTTCTGCTCTTGAGGAG CTCGTGGGTGTTCTGCTGAGTGACCATTCCCCTGTGGTGGTTGGAGCTGCTGCCGCTGCGTTTAATTCTGTTTGCCCTAATAATCTGTTGTTAATTggaaaaaattttagaagattGTGCGAGGCCCTGCTTGATGTGGAGGAGTGGGGGCAGGTTGTCTTGATTGACAATCTTCTGAGATATGTAGTTGCTAGACATGGACTTGTCAGTGAGTCGATTATGTTTGCTTCAGGCTCTACTGTGAGTTCTGAATCCGAAAAGGACTCTTGCAGTGATTCTCTGGAGTGTGATGACAATCATGTCTCTGCGGCATCTGATGCCAAGCTAAATGCATTGATGTTTAAGTGCTACATGGAAGGACAAGAAGAGTTTTTATCACAGCCTGGTTTATTAAACGGGGATGGTGATCAGTCTGAGAAGGCTGTGTCTACTTCATGCAAGAATGAGGATGTAAAGCTTTTGTTGCAGTGCACATCACCGTTGTTGTGGAGTCAAAACAGTGCTGTTGTTCTTGCAGCTGCTGGTGTGCATTGGATTATGGCGCCCCGGGATGATGTTGACAGAATTGTTAAAccacttttgtttcttttaagaTCATCGTATACTTCAAAATATGTT ATTCTCTGCAACATACAAACTTTTGCCAAAGTGCTTCCAGCAATTTTTGCACCATATTTTGAAGACTTCTTCATTTGTAGCTCAGATCCCTATCATGCGAGGGCTCTGAAACTTGACATACTGTCCACCATTGCTACAGATTCGTCAGCTCCAATTATTTTTGAGGAATTCCAG GATTACATTGTGGATCCAGATAGGCAATTTGTTGCTGATACAGTTGCTGCAATTGGGTTATGCACACAAAGACTTCCTTCTATGGCTAACAGTTGCCTGGAAGGTCTTTTAGCTCTAATTGTACAAG AATCTTCTATCTGTAATGGTGATAATATGAATCAAGAAGCAGTTATAGTGGTTCAAGCCATCATGTCCATAAAAGCTATCATAAAGCTAGACCCAGCTACTCATGAGAAG GTCATTGTCCGGTTAGTTCGCCTTTTGGATGCAATCAAGGAGGCTGTGGCTCGTGCATTAATTGTGTGGATAGTGGGAGAGTACAACTCTGTTGGAGAGATTATTCCTAAAGCAATCCCGACTGTACTCAGCTATCTGGCTGGGAGCTTTATCTCAGAAGAGGTTGAAACAAAGCTCCAGATCCTGAATACTGCTGCTAAG ATTGCAATAAGTGGTCACAAAGGGAAGCAGATGTTCAGAAAGAATTTAAGCTATGTTCTTGAATTggcaaaatatgatatgaattatGACATTCGAGATCGTGCTCGCATTATAGAGAAGTTGGTGGAATGCTATATCTCTCCAGACGATGATGATGGTAATATTGGCTCAACACCTAATAATGGCATAATCCATGAATTTGTAGAAGAAATACTCAGTGGAAAGTTGCAGACAACCTATCCTTCAGTTAATAATTCACGGTTTTATCTTCCTGGATCTCTTTCGCAAACAGTCCTCCATACGGCTCCTGGTTATGGTCCCCTTCCAAAGCCATGCAGCCTACTTGATAGCCACCATCATCTTTGTTCAGAAATGTCTAATGAGACAAGAGTACTGGATATGAGAATGGGTAAAACTGCATTATCGTCATCTGGAACTTCAGTTGAAGAAAATGATTCAGATTATGATTCTGAAAATTCATATGTAAGCTCAAATGCTAGTGAGGGGATTGCTAGCAAGTCAGATGGCTCTAATGATGACAGCGAAAGCACTTTATCTGGTCAACGTGACCCTCCAAATGAAACTGAAGCCCCTCTAGTTCATATTTCTGATATTGGAGTTAAAGATAATCCTAATGCTTTGGCAAATACTAGCGCGTCTTGCTCTACTGATTTAACTGAGTTAATGTCTAAGTCAGCTCTAGAATCATGGCTTGATGAGCAACCCGGCTCATCATCTGCACAGCAGAATTCCTTCAACCTAGCGTCTGCCAGAATCTCAATAAATGATCTTCATTATATTGTGAAACCAAAATTGCGGGCACTGCTAGATCCAGTAAATGGGAATGGTTTGAAACTGGATTATGTGTTTGCATCTGAGGTTTCATCTCTTTCCCCTTTTCTGGTCTGCATCGAAGTACATTTTGAAAATTGTTCTGCAGAATCCTTGAAGGGAATATCTGTGAAGGATGAAGATTCTGATGCCAGCATCGACTCTGCGTgtcaaatttctgaaaattctGAAAG GTTGTCAACTGCTAGGGATGTACCCACACTTGTACCAATGGATGAGATTTCTTCTCTAGATCCAGGTGAGACAGTGAAGAGAGTCCTTCAAGTTTGCTTTCAGCATCACCTGTTACCGCTCAAGCTAGCAGTGCTCTGCAACAACAAAAAGCATTCAATCAAATTATGGCCTGACATTGGTTATTTCATGAGACCATTGACCATGAACATGGAAGCATTTCTTCACAAGGAGTCTCAACTTCCAGGGATGTTTGAGTGTATGAAAAG ATGCACTTTCAGAGACCATATTGAGGATGTAGAGCATGAAGGTCAGCACTCTGCTCATTGTGATGACAAGTTTCTAGTCGTTGCTCGGTGTCTGGCATCCAAGGTACTCAGTAACGCATGCGTTCACCTTGTAAATGTGGACATGCCGGTTTCTTCAGATGCGGACAATGCATCAGGTTTATGCTTGAGATTCAGCGGCGAAATACTAAGCAACTCAAAACCATGTTTAATAACAGTCACCGCCGACGGCAAATTATCTGGACCGTTGGAAATCTCTGTTAAAGTCAATTGTGAAGATCCAATCTTTGGTCTAAACCTTCTGAACAGGGTAGTTGCATTTCTACAATGA